The following coding sequences are from one Bradyrhizobium sp. 200 window:
- a CDS encoding MFS transporter — protein sequence MCLGQLGSLLPHVVVPSILAAFLIPEWHLSGAQAGLLAGSGAAGYMLTVPVLATLTDRIDARRILIAGSALSALGTLLFGLFATGLWSGALFNAIAGVGFAGAYMPGLKALTDRLAPGDSSRAVTLYTSSFSFGVSLSFLVSQLVAEAWGWRSAFFVTAAGPLVMLSVCFLLRPVAPKPAFGRLLDFAPVFQNRKAMGFVLGYGAHCFELYAIRTWIVAFWTFVSLRNSDAPLLTPIVVSVVFSLLAMPASILGNELALKFGRHRAVTAVMSSSAAVALLIGAFADRSPWLLLPLVLVYAITVPADSGALTSGMSMAADPSYRGATMAMHSTVGFSLSALGAWALGVALDAAGGPQSSSAWMAAFSVLAAGILLGPLALYWSRREAPQ from the coding sequence ATGTGCCTGGGGCAACTTGGCAGCCTGCTTCCGCACGTCGTCGTGCCTTCCATCCTTGCCGCGTTCCTGATTCCGGAGTGGCATCTCAGCGGCGCGCAGGCAGGCCTGCTGGCGGGCTCGGGCGCCGCCGGTTACATGCTGACCGTGCCAGTGCTGGCAACACTCACCGACCGCATCGACGCGCGCAGAATCCTGATTGCAGGCTCCGCGCTCAGCGCACTCGGAACATTGCTATTCGGCTTGTTCGCGACCGGCCTGTGGTCAGGCGCCCTTTTCAACGCGATCGCAGGCGTGGGCTTTGCCGGCGCTTATATGCCCGGCCTCAAGGCGCTGACGGATCGTCTCGCGCCCGGAGATTCATCCCGTGCCGTCACGCTCTACACGTCGAGCTTCTCATTCGGGGTCAGCTTGTCATTTCTGGTTTCTCAGCTCGTCGCAGAAGCCTGGGGCTGGCGCAGCGCATTCTTCGTCACAGCCGCCGGGCCGCTCGTGATGCTGTCCGTCTGCTTTCTGCTTCGACCGGTCGCGCCGAAGCCGGCGTTTGGACGCCTGCTGGATTTCGCGCCGGTGTTCCAGAACCGGAAAGCCATGGGCTTCGTCCTCGGCTACGGCGCGCATTGTTTCGAGCTGTATGCCATCAGAACCTGGATCGTGGCATTCTGGACCTTTGTCTCGCTGAGAAATTCAGACGCTCCGCTTTTAACTCCGATCGTAGTCAGCGTCGTGTTCTCCCTGCTCGCCATGCCCGCAAGTATTCTCGGCAATGAACTCGCGCTCAAGTTCGGACGCCACCGCGCCGTCACAGCGGTGATGTCCTCCTCCGCCGCCGTAGCGCTTCTGATCGGTGCATTCGCCGACAGGTCGCCCTGGTTGCTACTGCCGCTGGTGCTCGTCTATGCCATCACGGTTCCAGCCGACTCCGGCGCGTTGACCTCGGGCATGTCGATGGCCGCCGATCCCAGCTACCGCGGCGCGACCATGGCGATGCATTCCACCGTCGGCTTCAGCCTGTCCGCACTGGGCGCATGGGCGCTGGGCGTCGCGCTGGATGCAGCGGGCGGCCCACAGAGTTCATCGGCCTGGATGGCCGCATTTTCGGTGCTGGCGGCGGGCATTCTGCTTGGACCGCTGGCGCTCTATTGGTCAAGAAGAGAGGCGCCACAGTGA
- a CDS encoding MFS transporter produces MNRSQLSIIVALGTTQTLAWASSYYIPAILADPIARDLGVSSTWVFSAFSAALVLSALIGPRVGRQIDLVGGRSVLSMSNLVLAAGLVLLGFTTSISLLVVAWLLLGVGMGAGLYDAAFAALGRIYGEAARRSITGITLFAGFASTVGWPLSAWGLETIGWRNTCFAWAAAHILIGLPLNWWMLPAVTGAKAALATAVKPHIPIDRTMIVLAFVFAAAWTVTGAMAAHLPRLMEAAGATATQAVFAGALMGPAQVAGRIFEASFLSRYHPLVSTKLACITHPIGAAILGLAGGGAASVFAIFHGAGNGILTIARGTLPLAIFGPENYGYRLGIIGAPARMAQAAAPLLFGLLIEAMGARVLIVSSALSIAALLALFLLRKMPPRTKPQTECE; encoded by the coding sequence GTGAACCGCAGCCAGCTTTCCATCATTGTCGCGCTCGGCACAACGCAGACCCTAGCCTGGGCTTCGAGCTACTACATACCTGCGATCCTCGCCGATCCGATCGCGCGCGATCTCGGCGTTTCCTCGACCTGGGTGTTTAGCGCTTTCTCTGCCGCGCTGGTGCTGTCGGCCCTGATCGGACCACGCGTCGGGCGTCAGATCGACCTCGTCGGCGGCAGGTCCGTGCTGTCGATGTCCAATCTGGTGCTGGCGGCGGGCCTCGTGCTGCTGGGCTTCACCACGTCGATATCCCTGCTCGTCGTCGCCTGGCTGCTGCTCGGCGTCGGCATGGGCGCGGGCCTTTACGATGCCGCCTTTGCCGCGCTTGGGCGCATCTATGGCGAAGCGGCGCGGCGCTCGATCACCGGCATTACGTTGTTTGCGGGCTTTGCCTCGACGGTCGGATGGCCGCTGTCGGCCTGGGGGCTGGAGACCATCGGCTGGCGCAACACCTGCTTTGCCTGGGCGGCGGCGCACATTTTGATCGGCCTGCCCTTGAACTGGTGGATGCTGCCGGCCGTCACGGGGGCGAAGGCCGCCCTTGCCACCGCCGTCAAGCCGCATATCCCGATCGACCGCACCATGATCGTATTGGCCTTCGTATTCGCCGCGGCCTGGACCGTCACCGGCGCGATGGCCGCGCATCTGCCGCGCCTCATGGAAGCCGCCGGCGCAACGGCCACGCAGGCGGTGTTCGCCGGCGCGCTGATGGGCCCTGCGCAGGTGGCCGGGCGGATCTTCGAGGCGAGCTTTCTCAGCCGCTACCATCCGCTGGTCTCGACCAAACTCGCCTGCATCACGCATCCGATTGGCGCGGCGATCCTCGGGCTGGCCGGCGGCGGCGCGGCCAGCGTGTTCGCGATCTTTCACGGCGCCGGCAATGGCATCCTGACGATTGCGCGCGGCACGCTGCCGCTCGCGATCTTCGGCCCGGAGAATTATGGCTATCGCCTCGGCATCATCGGCGCGCCGGCCCGGATGGCGCAAGCAGCCGCTCCCCTGCTGTTCGGGCTGCTGATCGAGGCCATGGGCGCCCGGGTTCTGATCGTCTCCTCCGCGCTCAGCATCGCGGCGCTGCTGGCGCTGTTCCTGCTGCGCAAGATGCCGCCGCGGACGAAACCGCAAACGGAATGCGAATAG
- a CDS encoding RidA family protein: MPPITRINPPELGSPPGYSQIVEVTAGRIVFIAGQTALDRDGNVVGRNDFAAQAEQVFRNLAVALQASRCTPADLVKLTVFLTDMDNLGPYREARNRFFASVTPPAAPAVTLVEVSKLYGPDFLIEIEAVAAA; this comes from the coding sequence ATGCCGCCAATCACCCGCATCAATCCGCCTGAACTCGGCTCGCCGCCCGGCTATTCGCAGATCGTCGAAGTGACCGCGGGCCGCATCGTCTTCATCGCCGGCCAGACCGCGCTCGATCGCGACGGCAATGTGGTCGGCAGGAATGATTTCGCGGCTCAGGCGGAGCAGGTGTTTCGAAACCTCGCCGTTGCGCTACAGGCCAGCAGGTGCACGCCGGCTGATCTGGTAAAACTCACGGTATTCCTCACCGACATGGATAATCTCGGACCCTACCGCGAAGCCCGAAACCGCTTCTTTGCCTCGGTGACGCCGCCGGCGGCACCCGCGGTCACGCTGGTCGAGGTGTCGAAATTGTACGGTCCGGATTTCCTGATCGAGATCGAGGCCGTTGCGGCGGCGTAA
- a CDS encoding DMT family transporter, with product MGEWVGVTIALVSSCLGGTAAAITRYLAGNTDPITLAILRWGIGFCCVLPATLLLKARWPQQRDWPAVAALGFCFFGVFFVLYNIAMSYTTAARASLALATLPLHTMMVGALLGIEPLTRRKSIGVCVAVFGVAAALATGLSAAPPGAWRGELIKTAAVLCMAFYNVWSRPFIQRSSALGFLTVGMGTGAAALILVGSLTGSVAALSQFSTPQWIAGIYLGVAGGALAFILWVLALERASPTRVANTMTVNPLAAGLLATQLVGEPITPNLVFGLVAVFAGIWIATSEVRKP from the coding sequence GTGGGCGAATGGGTTGGAGTCACGATCGCGCTGGTCTCCAGTTGCCTCGGCGGCACCGCGGCCGCGATCACGCGCTATCTTGCCGGCAACACCGATCCGATTACGCTTGCGATCCTGCGCTGGGGAATCGGCTTTTGCTGCGTGCTGCCGGCGACGCTTCTCCTGAAGGCGCGATGGCCGCAACAGCGGGACTGGCCGGCCGTTGCCGCGCTGGGCTTTTGCTTCTTCGGCGTGTTCTTCGTCCTCTACAATATCGCGATGTCCTACACGACCGCGGCGCGCGCCAGCCTGGCGCTGGCGACGCTGCCGCTGCACACGATGATGGTCGGTGCGCTACTCGGCATCGAGCCGCTGACGAGGCGGAAATCGATCGGGGTCTGCGTCGCGGTATTCGGCGTCGCGGCCGCGCTCGCAACGGGATTGTCGGCTGCGCCGCCGGGAGCCTGGCGCGGCGAGCTGATCAAGACCGCGGCCGTGTTGTGCATGGCGTTCTACAATGTCTGGTCCCGGCCCTTCATCCAGCGATCGAGCGCGCTTGGCTTCCTGACGGTCGGCATGGGAACGGGCGCTGCGGCGCTGATCCTGGTCGGGTCGCTGACGGGAAGCGTCGCGGCATTGAGCCAGTTCAGCACGCCGCAATGGATCGCCGGCATTTATCTCGGCGTTGCCGGTGGTGCGCTGGCGTTCATCCTGTGGGTGCTGGCCCTGGAACGGGCGTCGCCGACGCGGGTCGCCAACACCATGACCGTCAATCCGCTCGCGGCGGGGCTGCTGGCCACTCAGTTGGTCGGCGAGCCGATCACGCCGAATCTCGTATTCGGGCTTGTTGCGGTGTTTGCCGGGATCTGGATCGCAACGTCGGAGGTCAGGAAGCCTTGA
- a CDS encoding helix-turn-helix transcriptional regulator, with the protein MVHRHDFAASLRLWRRKRGLSQLELAGRTNISQRHLSFLELGRASPSRDMVIRLATALDVPLRQHNSMLMAAGFAPVWRQTNLAAPEFAQIRTALDFMLAQQEPFPAVAVDRHWNLLQSNSGAVRLVEFLVGPLAPDTAINLADALVAPDVLRPYLVNWVEVVGYFIRSVEADAAADGSAETAALLQRLLAYEGVAAAVNAPPAEPGITPVLPMHFRKGTTDLRLFTTIATLGIPQDITLQELRIESFFPMDEVTARVLRGWIEQGTAEALG; encoded by the coding sequence ATGGTGCATCGGCATGATTTCGCAGCAAGCCTCCGGTTGTGGCGGCGCAAAAGGGGCCTGTCGCAGCTTGAACTTGCCGGTCGAACCAACATCTCCCAGCGGCATCTAAGTTTTCTCGAACTCGGCCGCGCATCGCCAAGCCGGGACATGGTGATACGGCTCGCCACTGCACTCGACGTGCCGCTGCGCCAGCATAATTCGATGCTGATGGCGGCCGGCTTCGCGCCGGTGTGGCGGCAGACCAACCTCGCGGCCCCCGAATTCGCTCAAATTCGCACGGCGCTCGATTTCATGCTGGCCCAGCAAGAACCGTTTCCTGCCGTAGCAGTCGATCGGCACTGGAATTTGCTGCAGAGCAATTCCGGCGCCGTCCGTCTGGTCGAATTCCTGGTCGGACCATTGGCACCAGATACCGCGATCAATCTGGCCGACGCCTTGGTCGCTCCGGACGTGCTGCGGCCGTACCTTGTAAACTGGGTCGAGGTGGTCGGTTACTTCATCCGCAGTGTGGAAGCCGACGCTGCCGCCGACGGATCGGCGGAGACCGCGGCCCTTCTGCAGCGATTGCTGGCTTATGAAGGCGTCGCGGCGGCAGTCAATGCGCCGCCGGCCGAACCTGGGATCACACCGGTGCTGCCAATGCATTTTCGCAAAGGCACGACCGACCTGCGACTGTTCACGACCATCGCGACGCTCGGCATCCCGCAGGACATTACGCTGCAGGAGCTTCGCATCGAGAGCTTCTTTCCAATGGATGAGGTGACCGCCCGCGTGCTGCGAGGATGGATCGAGCAAGGTACGGCTGAGGCGCTTGGTTGA
- a CDS encoding sulfite exporter TauE/SafE family protein: protein MDGSTLELPLFLLATFAGALVAGLSGFAFGLVASAIWLYILTPLQTATLIIAFGLIVQGYSVWKLRGALDWRRLWPFVAGAALGVPVGVGILTWANPAHVRMGIGAFLLLYSLYALLRPAIPAVKAGGAAADAGIGFLNGVLGGITGLAGILVTIWCGLRGWPKDVQRAVFQPVAVAIFLMSALWLGAKGAITADTVELFLIGLPALLAGTWLGLKLYGRLDEASFRKIVLLLLLLSGIALTI from the coding sequence ATGGATGGATCGACTCTCGAACTGCCGCTGTTTCTTCTAGCGACCTTTGCCGGCGCGCTGGTCGCCGGCCTCTCCGGCTTCGCCTTCGGCCTCGTCGCATCCGCGATCTGGCTCTACATCCTCACCCCGCTGCAAACGGCGACACTGATCATCGCATTCGGGCTGATCGTGCAGGGCTATTCGGTCTGGAAGCTGCGCGGCGCGCTGGACTGGCGGCGGCTCTGGCCGTTCGTGGCCGGCGCAGCGCTCGGCGTCCCCGTCGGCGTCGGCATCCTGACCTGGGCGAATCCCGCCCATGTGCGCATGGGCATCGGCGCCTTCCTGCTGCTCTACAGCCTTTACGCGCTGCTGCGGCCGGCTATCCCTGCGGTGAAAGCCGGCGGCGCCGCGGCGGACGCCGGCATAGGCTTCCTCAACGGCGTGCTCGGCGGCATCACCGGCCTTGCGGGAATCCTCGTCACCATCTGGTGCGGGCTGCGCGGCTGGCCAAAGGATGTGCAGCGCGCGGTGTTTCAGCCGGTGGCGGTTGCGATCTTCCTGATGAGCGCGCTGTGGCTCGGCGCCAAGGGCGCGATCACCGCCGACACGGTCGAACTGTTCCTGATCGGATTGCCGGCGTTGCTCGCCGGCACCTGGCTTGGGCTGAAACTGTACGGCCGCCTCGACGAAGCTTCGTTCCGGAAAATCGTGCTGCTACTGCTTCTGCTCTCAGGCATCGCCCTGACGATCTAA